The Aspergillus fumigatus Af293 chromosome 3, whole genome shotgun sequence region TCCTTACTGGTGAACATTGGCATGGCATTGCAACAATGTCATTCATGATATCTCTAGGTCTGACATGCCTCTACGGAATGTAGGGCCGACTTCCCCGGGATGAATGGATAGCTTCATATGCTCGTATTCTCGCACCAATCGAAGGGGTCCTATTGGTGCATGTATCCCTCTTCTTACTGTAGATCTAACTGACAAGTACAGCACAGATGAGAAGTGGTCATCAGACAAGCTTATCTCAATCGATACAAACAGGGACAGCGACATTGGTATATAAACCCCGACAACTCAGCGCAACAAACATTCCTCACACTGCAGACTCAAGCTCTTACAATCACAATGATGCCCAGAACGGAGAAAGACAGCCAGATCATCGAAAAGGCCAAAAGCCTTCAGGGTGTCTGCTGGGGCGAGGAATATGAGAAGATGATATCAGGGATACTGTAAGGACATTGCTCAGAACACCGAACCACTGCTAAGCCGCTGTACAGATATAGTCCGCTCGCGTCGGAGCTCATAGAGGGTCGCACCAGGGCGCGCTTCCTAATGTCGGAATTCAATGGTCCTCCTAAACCCGATGTGCCGTTCTCTGAGACCGTTGCGCAGAGGGAGGTGACATTAAGGAAGTTGTTTGGGCGGGTAGGAAGGGGCGTCTATATCGAGCCTCCTCTCTTTGTGGACTATGGCTGCAACATCAGTGTTGGAGACGGTTTTTATGCAAACTTCAAGTAAGCCGTGCTTCTAACAACTGCTCCCGGATGAGGCTGATAGAGCAGTTTGACTGTCCTGGACTGTGGACTGGTCACCATCGGAAACAACGTGGAGATTGGCCCGAATGTAAACATCATCACGGGCGAGCACGAGACGAAGATCGAAGCCCGTCGCAAACATCGAGGAACGGAGTTCACCAGGGAAGTCATTATCGGTGATGATTGCTGGATTGGAGCGAATGTGACTATCTTGGCTGGGGTGACCATTGGATCAGGGTGCTCCATCGGTGCTGGCTCTGTGGTGAAGAGAGATATCCCGCCGTATAGTATTGCAGTGGGAAGTCCTGCTCGAGTTATCAGGTCGGCAGTCTGAAAATGCCGCTATGCCCCCTGTGCAGACATTGTCTTGTTCCAATCATATTACTTGCCTCGGGGTACATCTGTGCTGAGCCGACAATGTCATTCCTAAATCCATGTCTCAAAGCATCCTCTTTCGCCACTTACACTATGAGTGACTCAACTGTCTCTTATTTTTGCTCCTTTTCTATATTACAACACTTAACCTAAGCTTTTACTAAAGCCGAAAGATATCCTAGTACCTTGTTGACCAGAAAGTTCCGAGGCTCAGCTTGATCATCATTACTCAATGCATGAGACGCATTCGGTATGATACCGCTGTTTTCGTCCCATATCGCGGCTTCCCCATTATGATCTGTGGCATTCCTCCACCTAGACAGTAACGTGTCCTTGTCAACCCAGGCCGGAACCGACTGGTCCGCCCCAGAAAACAACACCATCAGTTTCCCCCTCAGGAGACCCTGCTCCCTGATCATCCCGAACGTCTTCCCCAACTGCTCATCGCTCAGATCCGAACTAAATAGATCATCCTCACTCGGCGACTCTGGACTCTCAGGACTCGTCAGACTCAGAAACCGCCGCGCACTCAGCGGCGTATGAGCCGGGTATACCAGCGAAGTCATCGCCAACGGCAGCAGGACATCAGTGCCAGCGTCCGCGTCGCGAGCAGCCTCCCTCGCCATGCTAGTCAACTTCTCAAACACAGGCCGGATCTCCGCCGGCGTCCTATCTCCCAACCCCTCGGCAAGGACCCACTG contains the following coding sequences:
- a CDS encoding sugar O-acetyltransferase translates to MDSFICSYSRTNRRGPIGACIPLLTVDLTDKYSTDEKWSSDKLISIDTNRDSDIALTITMMPRTEKDSQIIEKAKSLQGVCWGEEYEKMISGILYSPLASELIEGRTRARFLMSEFNGPPKPDVPFSETVAQREVTLRKLFGRVGRGVYIEPPLFVDYGCNISVGDGFYANFNLTVLDCGLVTIGNNVEIGPNVNIITGEHETKIEARRKHRGTEFTREVIIGDDCWIGANVTILAGVTIGSGCSIGAGSVVKRDIPPYSIAVGSPARVIRSAV